The following DNA comes from Curtobacterium sp. 9128.
AACCGATCCGTTCCTTCGCCGATGCGTCGTGGCGAGACGCGAAGGACTTCACAGGAGCGACGATCCCGGTTGATCCGGAAGCGCTGATCGAGGTCAGGACGCTCGAGCCCCTCGACGGCCTCGAGCCGATGACCCTCCCGGAATCCCTGGTGCGGGCACCCTACACCCCTCCGTCCGCTGGGGTGGTGGTCCCCACAGCGAGCAGCACGACCGGAGCGGCTGCTGGAGGCACGATCGGTGAAGCGACGCTCCAGGGCATCTTCGAGCTCCTCGAACGCGACGCTTTCTGGTTCGCGGCGCGGACAGGACTCCCGCTCGTGTCCGTCGATCCGAACCCGGTGTCGGAACTGCTTGCGTCGGTCCGACGGCTTCACGATGTCGACGTCGTCCTCCGGTGGATCCCGAACCCGCTCTCGCTTCCCATCGCGCACTGTGTCCTGGCGGGTCGGAAAGCGAACCCGATGGCAGCTCGTGGCATGGGTGTTTCGCCTTCTCCTGCGCACGCACTGCGCAAGAGCATCCTCGAGGCCATCCAGATGTGGCGATCCCTCGCGACTGGCGTCGACGTCGATCCTTCCGAGACCGACATGCGTTCTCTCTGGTGGTCCGGGCGAGCGCGAGAACGGTTTCCGGCGTTCTTCGGAGACACCGAGTCTGCTCGAGAGATCTCGCACTGGGGAAGCGATCTTGGCCCGGTGGCAGCCGAGGAGACGCTCGACGCCCTCGTCGACCATGCCGCTTGCTGTGGGCTGCGCTTCGCCCGCGCCGTCCTTGCCGACGAGCCGGGTCACAGCGTCGTCCGGTGCGCCAGCGACCGGATCCTCCCGCTCGACGACTTGTACTTCCCGTTCCTGCACCGATTCGATGAGTGGGAGCGGGTGAGCGGGCACGAGGCGATCGTCGACTACCGCGGCCCGTTGTTCATGTGAACGCGGTGAGACGGACCGGGATCGGGATCTGGCTCTTCCTGGGGTTCAGCGGGATCGGCATCGGCTGCTTCAGTGTCCTGGACAACTTCTACTTCCGGAGCCTGGGCTACTCCGTCGCCGTGATCGGCGCGCTCACGGCGACGTTCAACATCTCCCTTGCGGTCGCGGAACTCCCATCGGCGGTCGTTTTCGATCGACGGTCACACTGGGCGGCGATCCAGATCGGCAACGCGATCCGTCTCGTCGGACTCGTCCTCTTCTTCCTCGCGCTCGGTCCCGTCGGGGACTTTCTCGGTGAGGGGCTCGCCGGGATCGGCGCGGCAGCGATGAGCGGCACATCGGTCGCGTACATGCTCAACCGGCTCGGCGCGGTCGACTCCCACGAACGACGACGGGTGATGGGCTTCTCGGTCGCGTTGGGCGCGGCGACGTCGCTTGCGGGCGGTGCGCTCGGCCTCGCTGGCTACGCCATCGCGCCCAGGATGATCTGGGGCCTGGGCGCTCTGTGGATTGCAGTCGCCGGAGTGGTCTTCTTCGTCGGGCGTCCGAGGACGTCGACCGTCGCCTCACGCCAGGTGGAACCCCTGAACGCGTACGTCCGGGGGCTCATCGATGTCGGTAGGCACCCGCGGGCCTGGCTCGCGATCACGGCTGACGCGGCACTGGTCGGTCCACTGCTCCTCTGGCAACTCCGGTTGGGGGCGACCGACATCTCCGCCGTCTTCCTCGGTTTCGCTGTGATGAAGGTCGCAGGCCTGCTCGGGGGTCAGCTCCTCGGACATCGGCGGGTCGGAACCCGGGTGCTCCTCGCATGCCTGGCAGGCAACATCGTGTCGGTCGTGGGTTTCGCTGCCGCCAACGAGGTGGCGGTCATCGTCGGGTTCTTCGGAATCCACGTCCTGCTCCAGATCGCAGTGAGCGTGTACTGCCGATCCGAGCTGCACGCGGTGGTGGACGACTCGCGACGCGCCGGCGCGAGCTCGGTCGTCTCCCTGCTGGGGTCCCTCGTCAGTGGGATCGCTGCGCTCGTCGTCGGGCACATCGCGGACGTGTCCGGCGCACTGCCCGCGATGATCCCCAGCATCACCTTGTACGCGACGGTTGCGGTCCTGACGATCACGACAGCACGGACGCAACAACGCTGAGCTGCACCGGAAGACCGATTCGGCCCGAGCCCCGTCGAGAAGAGGCACGTACTGTCATGCCAGGTGGTCAGTGGAGCGAGTGACGGGAATCGAACCCGCGCTACCAGCTTGGGAAGCTGGAGTTCTACCATTGAACTACACTCGCGTGCCCGCTCGGCGGGACTCGACAACCATACCGGATTCTCGCCTGGAAGCCAGCCGACCGCGTGCCGTGTGCCGCCGTGCCGGGGCTGACCCGAGCCTCCCGTCCGGTGCCCGTGTCTCTTCTGTGAGCCCGCCCGCCTGACGGACAGGTGTCGGACGCGTGTGTACCGTCCAGGGAGTTCCAGCGACCCTGAACCGAGGAGGACCCGGATGGTCAGACATCCCCTCATCGACGACGTCGTCGGCCCCGCGATCGTGGTCGACTCCGACTCGCAGGTGGTGTGGCTGACCGAGGCGCTGGCCTCGCTGCTGCGGCGTGCGTCCGCGGCCGAACGCATGGTCGTGCTCCGGACCGGGCCGCAGGCTGCGCTCACGCCGGCGCTCCGCCACGCCCTGGGCGTGCACGGTGCCGCGTGGGCGGTGCGGGACTTCGACGGGACCCTCCGCGACGGCCGGACCGGTGTCCGTGCCGCCGGCGTCGAGGACTTCGTCGAGCGCGGGCCGGAACTGCTCGGGACACCCTCCCCTGAACACCCGGTCGCCGGTGACTCGGTGCGCCAGATCAGCATCGACCTCACGCTGCGCCACCACGACGAGCGGGCGATCGACATCGGGTCCGCGATCGAGGCCCTGTGCCACACGGTCGGTACCTGTCCGACGCGCTGGGGCACAGCCGAGCCGTTGTCAGTGCCGTGGGACCGCTGGGTCGTCACGCAGTACGCCAAGCACGAGTCGCCCGGCGTCAGTACCTCGTACGCCGTCGGCGACGGCTTCTCCGCGACCATGACCGCGCACCTCACCGACGGCGTCGTCATCGAGACCATGTCCGCCGTCCTGACGATCCCGGAGGACGGGGCGGACCCGGAGCTCGCGGACCGGCTGCTCGAGGCCGTGCACCGCGTCGCCGAGGACGTCGTCCCGGTGTTCGGCGTCGTCATGCAGCGGCGTGGGGACGCCGACCACCTCGTCCGTGCCGTGTCGCACGGCGAACCGGCACCGCTCGCCGTCGTGGTCGGACCGGAGGCGGCCGGGTTCCTCGACCGAGGTGCCGTGTGGCCGCCGCCGCACACCTCGACCTCGACGTTCGGTGCCGGTGCTGCGGTCGACGGAGGCGGGCAGGGACTCATCGTCCGGCTCGAAGACGGCTGGACGGCGCTCGAGTCGTTCCTCGACCGCATCGACGAGGACCGCTTCCTCCAGCTGGTCGGCGGCGCTCCGCTCGACCCGGCGCACGACGAGGGAACGCTCGACGGGCACGTCGGTGCCGGCGGTCGGCACGGTGGCATCGGTGCCCCGTGACGTGACCCTGCTCTGCCGGGAACAGGTGGAGATCCGCGAGGTCGCCGAGGCGTTGCTGCTCCACGACGACACATGGGGTGTGCGGGCACTCGACGACGGCCCGATGATGCAGGTCTGTCGTGACCAGGAACACCCGGTGATCACGGTGCTCGGCGTCCGCCGGGTCGACTCGTTCGACGAGGTGGAGCGGATCCTCCCGGACGCCCCGACCCTCGGGACCCCGCTGTGGTGGGTGGACACCGTGACCCCTGCCGGGTCGGACGGCGAGTCGGGGATCGCGGCTGCGCTCGAGGCCGCACTCGACCTCGACGCGGTCTGCATCGTCCACGGTGACTGACCGGCGGCCAGCCGGACCCCGGTAGCGGACAGCCCGTGCGGCCGTGTCAGTCGCGGTTCATCGCGGACAGGCGCTCGTTGTACGCCTTCAGCTCGGCGTCCCCGTCGCGGTCGGCCTGGCGGTCGAGGCGCTTCGCGTCGCGCTTGTCCGACTTCACCCAGTTCCGCACCACGAGCAGCGCCACGAACACCATCGGCAGCTCGGACGCACCCCACGCGATGCCGCCGCCGGTGTGCTGGTCGGCGAGGAGTGCGGCGTCGTTCGTCTGCCCGAGGGCGTGGAACCAGTCGACGGCGTAGATCGACTCCGACGTCATCACGGCGACACCGAAGAACGCGTGGAACGCCAGGGTCGCGAGCAGGGCGATGATGAGGATCGGGTACTGCGGGCGCTTGGGACCGGGGTCGATGCCGACGAACACCCAGAAGAACAGGTAGCCGCTCAGCACGAAGTGGACGACCATCGCCACGTGCCACTCGTGTGACTGCATGGCGGCCTGGAACGCACCGGTGAAGTAGAACACCACGAGGGATCCGGCGAAGATCACCCCGGCGACGGCGGGCTTCGCCATGAACTGCATGTACCGCGAGTGCACGAACAGCATGAGCCACTCCCGGGCGCCGCGCGAGCCGTCGTTCCGGACCGGCAGGGTCCGCAGTGCGAGCAGCACCGGGCCGCCGAGCACGAGCGGCAGCGGCACGAACATCATCAGCAGCATGTGCTGGATCATGTGCGACGAGAAGTGGATCATGCCGTAGACCGACGGACCGGCCGAGGTCGTCCAGATGAACACCGCGCAGCCGAGCAGCCACGAGATCGTCCGGCCGACCGGCCACTTGTCGCCGCGCTTCCGGAGCTTCCGGACGGCGACGAGGTACCAGCCGGCACCGACCACGGCGAGCGCGAGCCACACCCAGTCGATGTGCCACTGCGTGAGGAAGGTGTGCAGTGTCTGCGTCGGCGGGTACGGGTAGCCGATGAGGCCCGAGCGGGTGTCCTCGCCGGTCTCCGGGGTCTGCGGGATCGGCGGCTGGCTCCGGGACACCGCGACGGAGACGCCGATGGCGACGGCCATGAACACGATCTCGGCGAGGGCGAACCGGGTGAACGACCGGCGGTCGAGCGGGGAGCGCAGCAGTGCCGGCACGAGCTTCCGTCGCTGCACGACACCGGCGAGCCCGAGCAGGATCAGGATCGACGCCTTGACGGTGATGAGCCAGCCGTAGGTCGTCGTGAACAGGTCGAGCGGCCCGGTCAGACGGAGCGAGGCGTTCACGATGCCGGAGAACGCCACGGCGGCGAACGACCACCCGGCGAGCGTCGAGTACCGGGCGACCATGCGTCCGGTCGCGCCCTTCGTCCTGGTGCGCAGTGCGACGACCGCGACGAGCCCACCGGCCCACACGCACACCCCGATGAGGTGGATCGCGAGGGAGTTGACCGCGTTGGCGTGCTCGAGGGACCCGGCGGCATGGCCGGAGAGGGCGAGGGGGAGCAGCGCGAAGAGCCCGGCGACCGTCGCCATGGCGAGTGTCGTGACCCGGGTCGCGAACGCCGCGAGCACCGTCGCGATGAGGATCGCGGCCGCCGACACGACGAGCGCCTGCCCGATCTCGACCTGGAACGCGAAGAGCATGAAGTTCCGCGCGAACACCGAGTTCGTCAGCGGGACCCCGAGGGTGTTCGCCCCGGTGAAGACCAGGCTGACGACGGCGGCGAGGAACCAGATCGCTCCGGTCGTCGCCGCCCACCGAACCGCCCGGTGCTGGACGCTCGACATCGCGCCGTGGTCCTTCTTCTGCGCGGGCAGCGCGAACGCGGCGACGATGAGCAGCCCGATCGTGAGCGCCGCCATCGTGTCGTGCACCACCCGCGCGACGGGGAGCCCGTACTGCACGAGGTCGCCGGCCGACACGAGCTGCTGGCTCGCCGTGAACGCGCCGGTCACGGTCATGCCGAGGATCGAGCAGCCGACCGCGAGCGGGATCGCGATGGCGAGCACGGTCGCGACGGTGGATGTACGAGCGGTGACGGGCGCCGATTCCGGCGCCGAGCCTCCAGGCTGTGTTTCGGGTGACGTGACGGTCATCGACCTGTTCCGGGGACGCTTGCGTCCGCGAGACCGCGGACCCTCCATGGTAGGCGCTGCCGACTGATCACACCTTGCGCTCCCAGATCCCCTCGCTGCCGACGCCGACGAACCCGACCGCCTCGTTCACGTCGAGCATCGGCCGGTTCTCCTCGGCGTTGAACGTCACGATGGACGGGTGCCCCGGGTGGTCCCGCTCGATCGTCTCGATCCCGACGACCTTGAGCAGCCAGCCGAGCCGGTGCCCGCGGTGTTCCCGGAGGACGAGCGTGTCCCACTGGAACACGGGCTGATCGCGGTCATCCGGCACGGACAGCTGCGTGAAACCCACCAGGGTGGTGCTCGGGACGTGTTCGACCGCGACGGTGAGCAACGTCCTGGGGGAGTCCTCGAGGTGTTCCTCGTGTTCCTGCAGCCGCTCGACGGTCCACACGTCCTCCGGCTCCTCCATGTCGCCCTCTGGTGCGTCGGTGCTCATCCGGGTCTCGAGCAGGGCGATGCCCGCCTGCCACTCGGTTGGCGTGCGACCCGTCCAGGAGTGCACGCGGTAGTCGGGACCTGCCGCGGTCGACGCCCGCTCGTGCAGGGTCTGCACCACCGAGTGGTCTGCCGGCAGCGCGAGCCGGCTGATGCGGTTCACCTGGCCGAAGCGCCAGCCTCGGCCGGTCAGGAAGCGGACCCCTGGCTCGTCCGCGGGGACGGCGCCGAACCCGGTCGGGGCGACGACGTACCCGGGGCCGGCAGCGGGACCGACCTGCCGCGAGACGGCGTAGGTCTTCCATTGGGTGCGGCCCTCGGCGCGGGCGATGCCCTCGATGTGGTCGGCGAGCAGCGTGCCGATCCCGCGGCGACGGTGCTCGGGGTCGACGCCGATCGAGATCCAGCAGTTCGGCGTGCCCTCGGCGGTCTTCGAGTCGTACGCGCCGGCAGCGACGACGATGCCCCCGTCCTCGGAGTCCGCCGTCTCGTCCCGGACGACGAACAGTCGGCTCGGTGCCTCCGGGTCATGCTGCAGGGGGAGCTGTTCCTCGGCCTTCCAGGCGAGCTCGGCGAGGCCGTGGACGGCGACCTCAGAGCGGTTCGACACGTCGACCCACTCCTGGAACGCCCGCACCTTCGCACGGTCGTCGGTCATGGTGGCGGGGACGTCGAGTTCGACGACGCGGTACACGGTGGTTCCTTCCGCCGCCCGTGCCGTCTGCAGGGCAGCCGAGCAGCATATCGGGGGAGCGCCTGTGCCCGCTAGGATTCCGTACCGTGCTGCTCTCCGACCGCGACATCACCGCCCAGCTCGCCGCAGGCCGGATCGGCCTCGATCCCCGCGATCTCTCGCTCGTCCAGCCGTCGAGCGTCGACGTACGCCTCGACAAGTTCTTCCGGCTGTTCGACAACCACAAGTACCCCCACATCGACCCGGCCGTGGACCAGCCCGACCTCACCCGTCTGGTCGAGGCCGACCCGGACGAGGCCTTCGTGCTGCACCCCGGTGAGTTCGTGCTGGGGTCGACGTACGAGGTCGTCACGCTCCCCGACGACATCGCCGCCAGGCTCGAGGGCAAGAGCTCGCTCGGCCGTCTCGGACTCCTGACGCACTCGACCGCCGGGTTCATCGACCCCGGGTTCTCCGGCCACGTGACCCTGGAGCTCTCGAACGTCGCGACCCTGCCCATCAAGCTCTGGCCGGGCATGAAGATCGGGCAGCTCTGCTTCTTCCAGCTGTCGAGCCCCGCGGACAAGCCGTACGGCTCCGCCGAGTACCAGTCGCGGTACCAGGGCCAGCGTGGCCCGACACCGTCGCGGTCGGCGCAGAACTTCCACCGGACGGACGTCTCCGTCCGCGACTGACGACCTCGCGGACGGCCCACACGCCCCCGATCCGACACGCAGGGCAGAACGATCGGTGCGCGAGATGATACGAAATTTTTCATCTTGTGTATCGTGGCGTCATGTCAGGTGTCCTTGCACGACCCGCGGACCGACTGTCCGCGGCCGACCTCATCCGTGACGCGCGACTCCGTGCCGAGCTGACCCAGGTCCAGCTCGCGAAGCGGGCGGGCGTCACGCAGAGCGTCATCAGCACCTACGAGAACGGTCGACGCGAGCCGTCCCTCGCGGCGCTCCAGCGGTTGCTCTTCGCCGCGGGCTTCATGACCGTCATCGACCTGGAGCCCGTCGCCGATCCGCCGCCGCTCCGCGAACGGGTCGCCGCCGCCCGACTCGAGCTGCTCGAGGTCATCACGCGACTCGGCGGGATGAACCCGCGGCTGTTCGGCAGCGTCGCCCGGGGCGAGGACGGTCCGGACAGCGATGTCGACCTGATGGTGGACCTGCGCCCGGGGCTCGGGATCTTCGCCCTCATGCGCATCCAGGACGCCGCGGAGCAGGTGCTCGGCGTGCGCGTCGACGTCGTCGCGGCGGCCGGCATGAGCGAGGACGTCGTCCGGGACGCGGTGCCGCTGTGAACCGCGACGTCCCGGAGCGGCTCGACGACGTCATCCGGGCGTGCGGGGTCATCGACCGGTACGTCTCGGACACGTCGCTGCCGGAGGACCTGGTCTACGACGCCGTCCGGATGCGCCTCGTCGAGATCGGCGAGGCCGTGCGGATGCTCCCAGTGGCGGTGACGGCTGGCGAGCCGGGCATCCCGTGGTCGCGCGTCTCGCTCCTCGGCGAACGACTCACCCGGCGCTACTTCGACACGACGCCGGCGATCGTGCTCGGGACCGCGCGGGTGGACGTCCCACACCTCTGCGAGGCGGCCCGCCGCCTGCGTGCCCGCCACGGCTAGCCCCGGCTCGCGCGCTCCGGACGGGAGGCTCGCGGCGGGCCCGCCACGAGCCTCCCGTCCGACGGTTGGTGGCGGCCGCTGGTTCGCACCCCGGTGCGGACATCGCGCCCCGTCGCGAACGGGCGCGATGTCCGTGGCCGGGCGCGACGCCCCGGGCCGTCGCGCCCCGAAACGGGACAGGGCCCCGTCCGCGATGCGGACGGGGCCCTGTCGGGTGCTGTGTTGCTTACTTGCCGGCCTCGGCCAGCTTCTCGAGGGTGTCGTTGCCCTTGTAGGCCTCGACCGCGTTCTCCTTGGTGACGAGCACCGGGGTGAGCTCGATCGCGGGGACCGTCTTCACACCGTTGTAGTTGTTCGTCTTGTCGATCTTGGTGTCGGGCTTGTCGCCCTTCGCCAGCGTCGAGACCAGGTCGACGGCCGCCTGGGCCTCTTCCGTGGTGTTCTTGTAGATCGTCGAGTACTGCTCGCCGCTCATGATGAGCGGGATCGACGCGGTCTCCGAGTCCTGCCCGGTGACGACGGGGTTGTCCTTGCCGGCGGCCTTGGTCGCGGTGAGGATCGCACGGGCGAGGGTGTCGTTCGGCGACAGGACGCCGTCGAGCTTGGTGTCACCCGTGTAGTACTGCGACAGGAGGTCCGTCATGCGGGACTGGGCCTTCTGCGCGAGCCAGCCCTGCGTGTTGACCTTGCCGAACGTGGTCTGACCCGAGACGACCTTGAGCGTGCCGTCGTCGATCTTCGGCTGCAGGACGCTCATCGCACCGTTGAAGAACACCGTCGCGTTGGCGTCGTCCGGCGAACCGGCGAAGAGCTCGACGTTGTACGGCCCGCTGCCCTTCTTCTCCTTGAGGCCCTTGAGGAGCGCGTTGGCCTGCAGCTGGCCGACCTTGTAGTTGTTGAACGCGACGTAGTAGTCGACGTTCTTGGTGTTCAGGATGTTGCGGTCCCAGGCGATGACGACGGCACCAGAGGACTTCGCCGACTTGACCTGCGAGGTGAGCTGCGAGCCGTCGGCCGCACCGATGATGACGGCCTTCGCACCCTTGGTGATCATGCCCGAGATCTGCGACTGCTGGTCCGGGACGGGGCTGCCGGCGTTGGCGTACTGGATGTCCGCCTTGAAGCCGGCGTCCTCGATCGACTTCTTGAACGCGGCACCCGCGAGGACCCAGTTCTGCGAGGTCTTCGCCGGGAGCGCGACGCCGATGAGGTCGCCCTTCTTGATGGTCGCGTCGGAACCGCTGCCGGAGTCCGAGCCACGTGCGGAGCAGCCGCTGAGGGCGAGACCCGCGATGAGCGCCAGGCTGAGGCCGGCGACGATCTTCTTGCGCATGTGATTGCTTTCTCTTCGTTGAGGAGGGATGGGGCCGGAGCCCCGCTGTGGGGAGTGGGTGAGCTAGGGGAGGGTGATCTTCTCGGGCTGGTCCTCGATGGACTTCGGCTGCTGCGCGGCCACCGTGTTCTGTTCGGTGTCCTTGCGCTGGAACTGCCGCATCATGCCGCCGATCAGGGACGGACGCCCCTGCGACTTCGAGTAGACGTCGAAGGCGACGGCGACGAGCAGGACGAGACCACGGATGATCTGCACCTTGTTCGACTCGATGCCCATGAGCTGCAGGCCGTTCGACAGCAGCGCCATGACGAGACCACCGATGATCGACCCGGAGATCGTGCCGACACCACCGGCGACCGCTGCACCACCGACGAACACGGCGGCGATCGCGTCGAGCTCCCAGCCGGTGCCGTCAGCAGGGCCGGAGGCGCCCGAGTACCCGACGAAGACCATGCCGGCGATCGCGGCGAGGACGGACATGTTCATCATGACGAAGAAGTTGACCTTCTTCGCACTGACGCCGGAGAGGACCGCGGCGTTGGCGTTGCCACCGACGGCGTAGACCTGGCGACCGAAGATCGTGTTCTTCGTGACGAAGCCGTAGATGATCGTCAGGACGCCGAGGATGATCGCGACGATCGGGACCGAGGTGCCGACGGGGCCGGCGGCGAACAGGTACGTCGCGACGAGCGTCACGGCGACGAGGACACCGGTGCGGACGATCGAGACCCACAGCGGCGGGACCTCGGCCTGCATCTTCCGGCGACGGGACCGCCCGCGCGCCTCGATGATGATGAGCGCCGCGACGGTGACGAGACCGATCAGGACGGTGCCGTTCGAGAACGGGGTGCCTGGTCCGAAGTCCGGGATGAACCCGGCGCCGATCGTCGTGTAGCTGTCCGGCACGGGGACGGATGTCGAGTTGCCGATGATCTGGTTCGCACCACGGAAGATCAGCTGACCGGCCAGCGTCACGATGAACGCGGGAACCCGGACGAACGCGACCCAGAAGCCCTGCCACGCACCGATCAGGGCGCCGCACACCAGGCCGAGGACGATCGCGGCCCACACCGGGAAGTGCCACACGGCCATCGACTGGGCGACGACGATGCCGACGACCGCCGCGACCGATCCGACCGACAGGTCGATGTGGCCGGCGATGATCACCATGACCATGCCGAGCGCCAGGATGAGGATGTAGGAGTACTGCAGGAACAGGTTGATGACGTTCGTGGGCTCGAGGATGAGCCCGTTCGTCGTGACCGAGAAGATGGCGAGGATCGCGATCAACGCGATGATCATGCCGTACTGGCCGATGCTGTTGCCCTTACCGAAGAGCAGTCTCAAGTTCTTCATTTCGCGAGTGCGCCCTTCCGCGCGGAGGTCATGCTGCGCATGAGCGTTTCCGGATCGGCCTGGTCGGCCGGTACGTCGTTGGTGATCTGGCCCTCGAAGATCGTGTAGATCCGGTCGGAGAGGCCCAGGAGTTCCGGGAGCTCGGACGAGATGAGGATGATGCCCTTCCCCTCGGCCGCGAGCTGCTGGATGATGCCGTAGATCTCGAACTTCGCGCCCACGTCGATGCCGCGGGTCGGTTCGTCGAGGATGAGTAGGTCCGGGTCGGTGAACATCCACTTCGACAGGACGACCTTCTGCTGGTTCCCGCCGGAGAGCTTCCCGACGTTCTCCTCGACGCTCGGCACCTTCGTGCGGAGCAGCTTCCGGTACTTCTCGGCGACGTCGTACTCCTCGAGGGAGTCCACGACGCCGGCCTTCGAGATCTTGTGCAGGTCGGCGGACACCGTCGAGCGCTTCACGGTGTCGAGCAGGTTCAGGCCGAGTGCCTTGCGGTCCTCGGACACGTAGCCGAGCCCGGCGTCGATCGCCTGCTGGACGTTGTTGAGCTTGATCTCCTGGCCGTCCTTGATGACCTGGCCACCGAGGAACGTGCCGTAGGAGTGGCCGAAGATGCTCATCGCGAGCTCGGTGCGGCCGGCGCCCATGAGCCCGGCGAACCCGACGATCTCGCCGCGCTTCACGTGGAAGTTCGAGCCCTTGCAGACCAGGCGCGACGAGTCGAGCGGGTGCTGCACGGTCCAGTCGCGGACCTCGAAGAAGGTCTCGCCGATCTTCGGGGTGCGGTCGGGGAAGCGGGACTCGAGCGAGCGGCCGACCATCCCGCGGATGATGCGGTCCTCGTTGACGCCGTCCGCCTTGACGTTGAGCGTCTCGATGGCCTTGCCGTCACGGATGATCGTGATGCTGTCGGCGATCTGCTCGATCTCGTTGAGCTTGTGGCTGATGATGATGCTCGAGATGCCTTTGGCCTTCAGACCGACGATCAGGTCGAGCAGGTGCTGCGAGTCGTTCTCGTTGAGCGCCGCGGTGGGCTCGTCGAGGATGAGGAGCTTGACGTCCTTGTGCAGGGCCTTGGCGATCTCGACCAGCTGCTGCTTGCCGACACCGATGTTCTTGATCTGCGTGTCCGGGTCGTCGGCGAGGCCGACGCGGGCGAGCAGGTCCTGGGCGCGGAGCTGGGCCGTGGTCCAGTCGATCGCCCCGAAGCGGCTCGGCTCGTTGCCGAGGAACAGGTTCTCGGTGATCGAGAGCTCCGGGATGAGCGCGAGCTCCTGGTGGATGATGACGATGCCGGCCTGCTCGGACTGCTTGATGTCCTTGAAGCGGACCTCTTCGCCTTCGTAGACGATCTCGCCCGTGTAGGTGCCGTACGGGTAGACGCCGGACAGGACCTTCATGAGGGTCGACTTGCCCGCACCGTTCTCCCCGCAGATCGCGTGGATCTCACCGGCGCGGACCGTGAGCGAGACGTCCGCGAGGGCCTTGACACCAGGGAACTCCTTGGTGATCGACCG
Coding sequences within:
- the mmsB gene encoding multiple monosaccharide ABC transporter permease yields the protein MKNLRLLFGKGNSIGQYGMIIALIAILAIFSVTTNGLILEPTNVINLFLQYSYILILALGMVMVIIAGHIDLSVGSVAAVVGIVVAQSMAVWHFPVWAAIVLGLVCGALIGAWQGFWVAFVRVPAFIVTLAGQLIFRGANQIIGNSTSVPVPDSYTTIGAGFIPDFGPGTPFSNGTVLIGLVTVAALIIIEARGRSRRRKMQAEVPPLWVSIVRTGVLVAVTLVATYLFAAGPVGTSVPIVAIILGVLTIIYGFVTKNTIFGRQVYAVGGNANAAVLSGVSAKKVNFFVMMNMSVLAAIAGMVFVGYSGASGPADGTGWELDAIAAVFVGGAAVAGGVGTISGSIIGGLVMALLSNGLQLMGIESNKVQIIRGLVLLVAVAFDVYSKSQGRPSLIGGMMRQFQRKDTEQNTVAAQQPKSIEDQPEKITLP
- the mmsA gene encoding multiple monosaccharide ABC transporter ATP-binding protein, whose amino-acid sequence is MRSITKEFPGVKALADVSLTVRAGEIHAICGENGAGKSTLMKVLSGVYPYGTYTGEIVYEGEEVRFKDIKQSEQAGIVIIHQELALIPELSITENLFLGNEPSRFGAIDWTTAQLRAQDLLARVGLADDPDTQIKNIGVGKQQLVEIAKALHKDVKLLILDEPTAALNENDSQHLLDLIVGLKAKGISSIIISHKLNEIEQIADSITIIRDGKAIETLNVKADGVNEDRIIRGMVGRSLESRFPDRTPKIGETFFEVRDWTVQHPLDSSRLVCKGSNFHVKRGEIVGFAGLMGAGRTELAMSIFGHSYGTFLGGQVIKDGQEIKLNNVQQAIDAGLGYVSEDRKALGLNLLDTVKRSTVSADLHKISKAGVVDSLEEYDVAEKYRKLLRTKVPSVEENVGKLSGGNQQKVVLSKWMFTDPDLLILDEPTRGIDVGAKFEIYGIIQQLAAEGKGIILISSELPELLGLSDRIYTIFEGQITNDVPADQADPETLMRSMTSARKGALAK